AAAAATTGTATGAAGAAGCGGCTGAAATCTTCTCCGAACACAACCAGCAACTTGCGGTCGCCAAGGCCAGATATTCTCTGGCGTATGTATATTTTCTGCGCGAGAAATTCTCCCACAGCCTGCGCCTGTTCGAACAGGTCTATTCTGAATTTAAGCGTCTTGGTGATGAGAAATCGGCCGATGTCACCCTTCTGGATATGGCTGAAATCGATATTGACCTGAACCAGTACACGAATGCTGTGACCCAGGCTGAACAGGTGATCGAAAGATTCGACCGGACGGGTATGAAGTATGAAAAAGCCAAAGCCTCCTTCTTTGCCGGAAAGGCATTGATGAAAACAGGCGATTACAAACCGGCACGCAATCGTCTCAGGACAGCCGAACGGCTGTTTGAAAAGCAGGCTAATTACCTCTGGCAGGGGATCGCGAAAATGCAGTTGAGCCGCCTTGAACTGGCGGAAAACAAATTCGTCCGGAGTCACAACACGGCCGATAAAGCGCGCAAGCTGTTTGTGAGGGCGGATGACAACCGTCGGATTGTCGATGCGGAAATAATGCTGACCGAAATTATGTTCAGGTCCGGGAAGTCAAATCCTGCCTGTGGAAAAGCTACCGCACTTCTCAAAAAGAATTTACTTGAATACCAGAAGCATATCCTGAACAAACTACTTGGAGAACATTTTCTACAGCGTGAGGATTACAGTCAGGCTCTCAGGTATTTCCGCAAGGCTATCGCGCAGACAGAGAAAAGCCTTGTGGGCATGTATCCCGATGAAATCCGGTTTTTCTATACACTGGATAAATATGATGTTTATCTCAACTCTGTTGAATGCCTTCTGAAGCTGGGGCGCACTCGCCAGTCGTTTCTTCAACAGTCCCGCGCTTTGAGCCTGATAAACCTCAGAAATATCAGTCCCGCCCGGCTTAAAAAGCAGGTGCCTGAAAAATATTTGGTCGAGCGCGACCGACTCAGAAGTCGTCTAAAACAATTGATGACACCTCCTTCCGCCGATCGCCGAGCTGTCGGCGACTCAAGAGAACTTCGTAAAATTGACCGTGGCCTGTGGCGCAATGAGCGGGCTATCCGGTCATTTTTGTATCCGTCGAAAAACGACGCGGAATCGAAGTCCGGTTCGGATTTCGATCCCCACAAATACCTGCGTTCAAATGAGGTTTTGATAAGCTACCTGCTGGTAGGTAACGATGTCGGCGCGTTTTGTGTCAGGCGGGACTCGACTCGTTTTGTCGATTGCGGTATCAGCCGTAAAGCCTTCAATTCAATATTGCGCGAACTCCATTTCCTGTGCGAAAAATCTGTTCATTATCCGCTTGGAGATTCGGGACCTGTCCGGGTAATGAATCATTTCCTGCACGTTCTCAACGAACACCTGGTCGAAAAAATGCAGCTCGATTCCGGTATCGACAGGCTCTTGATCATGGCTGACGGTATCTTCGGGCAGGTGCCGTTTTCGGCCTTGACCGACGAGGATGGACGCAGTTTGTGGCAGAGATACAGCCTGGTAAACCTGGTAAATCCCGACGACCTGGCAAGTCGCGGAAAAAAGCTGTCATCGGCCAGACTTGGCAGGAGCGCGGTATTCACCGCCCGGGCCGAATCGTTGCCAATGGCTCAACTCGAGGGGGAGATTATTCATAAAGCTTTTCCCACCTCTAAGACTTACACCGGCGAAAGGGCGACACTTTTCAACCTCAAGCATGAACTTAAAAGATCAAAGGGATTTGTGCATATCGCCTCGCACGCCTCACGTGATTCCGAAAATCCGCTGTTCTCTCGAATTTTGTTTGGCGACGGCCCGTTCTTTCCCTTCGATCTGTTCGGGGTGGAAATCAATTCCGAGCTTGTTTGTCTGTCCGGATGTCAGACCGCTGCGCCGGGATTGAATTATGGCGGATCATTCAGCCTGGCACGCGCTTTTTACCAGGCCGGTGCACGTTACGTTCTGGCCTCTTTGTGGCCATTATCCGATAAAATCAGTATGATGTTCATGAAAGAGTTTTATACCGCGCTAAGTAATGAGCCGGACATTCATCGTGCTTATTACAGGGCACTCGACAAAATAAATAGTATAAATTCAAACCCAGCTTTCTGGAGCCCCTTTGTACTTCTGGGAGTATAATCGTTAGATGGAGATAGATGCTATGAGAAAACTTCTTTTTAAAACACCGCTGTTACTATCATTGATTATTTTAATTCTTTTGACGGCTGGAAAGGCCCGGGCCGATGCCTTTCAGGCCTGTGGTGTGATTGTTCAAATCGACGACTGCACCTTGTTCGTGCCTGATTTTAATCCCAACTTCAAACTCTCACTCGATGATTACGGTGGTTTTCCTGTCGGTGATTCAGTTTGTGTCATCGGCGACCTGGTCATGGACTGCGATTCCGCCTGCGGTCCCGCGGTCGGGTGTGTTTACAATGCCGTTCTCGAAAGCGATACGATCTTTTATTTCCCTTTCCAGGGCTACGGCGTGCTTCAACAGGGAACCGGATGCCTGGTATTTGATCCGGGCGGAGTTTACGAACTGTTTTCACTCGATAACTACGGTGATTTCGGGGCCGGTGATACGGTCTTTGTAAGAGGATGGACATCCTGGGAAATCCCGTCCGGCTGTCCCGAAGCCGAAGGCCATATCTATTACAACACCATTACGCTGGCGAATCTGCCCGGCGTGCCTGTGCCCGGAAATATTGTTTTGCAACTCGAGGAAGGCATCGAACTCGACTCTGTAATTGCCAATCTCGATATCCAGATTCTGGACAGTATCGCCAACCACAGTATTTACCTGGTCGATCTCGTGGACACAACCACGATGGATTCGGTCTTTCAGTTTTTGTGGGCTAACCCGCAGGTCAAATTCGCGGAAATGAACCTTGAAAGCGGTTCACCGGAAGTTTTGCAAATGAGCATGTCGTTTCCTGATGAATACGCGCCTCCTCTCGATGTCGATTACAGTCCCGAGGAGTATTACGACCAGAATGCGCTCGACGCGATCGGAAGGGACTCCGCTCTGACTCTGGCTGATGGATCGGGCAAAGTAGTTGCGATAATTGACAACGGTCTTGATTTCAATCATCCACTATTCGATTATGTGGATTTGAAACCGGGTTATGATTTCTACAACGAGGATGCCGATCCTTCTGAAGATTCCGGTACTGCTCTCGGCCATGGAACGTTCATTGCCGGTCTGGTCAGTCTGACCGCACCCGGGTCGCAGATAATGCCGATAAAGGCACTCAACGAAAACGGGGTCGGGTCGACATTCGACCTGGCCGAGGCTATTTACTATGCTATCGACAGCGGAGCCCACGTTATCAACATGAGTTTCGGTATGTCAGATTACACAGAACTTATGGCGATCGCCTGCAGCAGCGCTGTTTCAAGCGGGATAACGATAGTTGCCGCGGGAGGTAACTCATCGCAGGAAATTCCGGTATATCCCGCCGCGTTGCCACAGGTCATCGCAGTCTCGGCCATAGATTCACTCGATCAACCGGCAGACTTTACTAACTACGGTGCCTTCATAGATATCTGCGCGCCGGGGGTTGACCTGTACAGCGCGTTGTCTGGCGATTACGACTGGGGAAACTGGAGCGGTACTTCGTTTGCCGCCGCCTTTGTAACTGCCGCCTGTGCTATGGCGATTGAAGTAAACCCTGATCTTACTCCGCAGGAAATGGAGATACTGTTGAGGATGACTGCGGAAACGAATCTTCAGAGCGGTACGATCTTCCCGCCGGATCCATATTACGCTTATGGTCGTCTGGATATTGCCCAGGCTGTAACATCGGCCTCGGGAAGCGGTCAGCCGGGTGATTGTGGCGATGCCAATTCCGACGGGTTTGTGGATGTCAGCGATGCTGTGTTTATTATCAACTACGCTTTTATCCCGGGCAGTCCCGCGCCCGATCCGCTTGAGGCGGCCGACACTAACTGTGATCAAACTGTGGATATCTCAGATGCGGTCGCGTTGATCAGTTTCGCATTTTCCGGTCAGGATATCTGCTGTCCCTGATTAATAGACTTAATTATTACAACCCCGCTGTCAGACGGCGGGGTTTTTTGTTGAAATGTCAATTTGATGTATTTTATCGGGCTCGTTTTCCTACCTGTATTATAGAAATCTGAAAACATACGATTCACAAACAGAGGAGGTTGTACGTGAAAAAAGCATTCGTTCCGCTTTTAACCTGTCTAATGATTCTTGTCGCTTCCGCGTCGCTTTTGGCCGATGGCAACCAGGGTCAGAACTTTGGTAAACCGGGGCTTACCGCAAATGATCGTCCGATTGGAGAAAACGATGGGATGTCTGTGGTCGATAACGTGACCAATACGTTAAATGATCTGGCCCAGGATATCCAGACCGCGGCTACCGGCGATATCAGCATGGGCATGTCAGATTCGGGCTGTGTGACCGTCGATCTGGTTTTGGATGATACCGTTAGCGCGGATAACGGCGCGGCCTGGGTTGATGGTTCCTTTGAAATGACCAACTGCGCTTCCGAAGCGGCCGAAATCCTGCTTACGTTTGAACTGGCGATGGATATGAACGGCATGGTTGACACGATAATTAAGGTCACTGACGTACCGGTTTATCTACCGGCCGGGGCCACTGTCAGCCATGATTTCACATTGCATTTTCCACCGTTCGAGGCTGTTTATACGCTCTGTGTGAGCGCAAACAGCAATGGCTTTATTGCCGAGGACTGTGAAACGGTCGTGGTCACTGGCATGAGCTTCCCGGGCATTCCTTTTTATGCCTGCGGGGTGCTTTACCAGGGAGTGGATTGTCTTTTGTTTGCGCCGATGGGTGCGCATGGTTTAAAATTTGAGCTTGAAAATTATGGCGATTTCGTGGCCGGCGACTCGGTCTGTGTCGATGGTCTGATGCAGTTTAACTGTGACTCTCCCTGTAGCGAGGCCGTCGGATGCATTGTCGACAATGAAATCGAAGCTTACGATGGTATCCCGGATGGGATCCCCTTCGAGGGTGTCGGAATTCTGGTGGAGGACAGCACCTGTCTCTATTTCAGCCCGATGGGACCGAACCATCAGTTCGTGCTCGACAACTACGGCGGCTTTGCTTCCGGCGATACTGTATTCGTGACCGGTACGCTGATCTATGATTGCGTCACTTCCTGTGTCAATGCTGACGGATGCATTGTCGATAACACCATCGAAGCTGTCGAACCTCCACCGGTTCACTATTCAGGTTGCGGGGTTCTTGTTGAAGGTCTATATTGCACCCTCTTTAAGCCGTTTGGAAGCCAGGGCGATTTCTTTGCTCTCGAAAATTACGGCGACTTCGTGGCAGGTGATTCCGTCTGTATCCAGGGATTATTTGGTGATAACTGCGATCCCGTCTGTATCGATGAAGCAACTGCCTGTGTCGACAGTAACACGATCGCGCCGTTTGATTCTCCCGATATTGATACTATCATGGCCTGCGGTGTACTCGTACAGGGTACTGACTGCGTGCTGTTCTCACCCTTCGGGGGAATCCCGCAGTTATTCGCTCTCGATAACTATGGTGATTTCACAGTCGGCGATTCGGTCTGCGTCGAAGGGATGATCGATATCGACTGTGTGACCGATTGCAGTGATGCCGATGCCTGCGTTACCGAAAACATGATTTCGCCATTTAACGATCCGGGTCCCGGCCCGAATCCATTTTATGCCTGCGGTGTTCTGACCCAGGGCACAGATTGCGTTCTCTTCACTCCACTGGGTGACAGCCTGGGCATTATGTTCGCCTTGGATAACTATGGTGATTTCACAGTCGGCGATTCGGTCTGTGTCGATGGTTTCGTCGACTATAACTGCGATACCGATTGCAGTGATGCCGACGCCTGCGTTACCGAAAACATGATTTCGCCGTTTAACGATCCGGGTCCCGATCCAGAATTCATGGCTTGTGGATATTTAGTTGATATCAACGGCTGTCTGTTGTTTGATCCGTACGGCGGTGGCCCCATGGGCGACAGCCTGTATGCTGAACTGGATGACTATGGAATCTATGGTGCCGGCGATTCAGTCTGTGTGTACGGCACTATCGATCCGGAA
The nucleotide sequence above comes from Candidatus Zixiibacteriota bacterium. Encoded proteins:
- a CDS encoding CHAT domain-containing protein, producing MSEIQKIPKFRTAEEFRAFLNESFEGDPGRLLKAINTSVNNYLRSDLVKADDYLKKASGLKKFFPPAYRPQLEAIEARIEHWKGNSIRARSLYLKAIDKMVAAREFEQAAKTRLGLLDVHMYLGEYDRAFRTGRKALRYFHSKKNQNLIARLLTNLGNIYHRQDRNRMALRYYDRARKIFMNVGGPALALVEFNRANICMNLNRLDEAEKLYEEAAEIFSEHNQQLAVAKARYSLAYVYFLREKFSHSLRLFEQVYSEFKRLGDEKSADVTLLDMAEIDIDLNQYTNAVTQAEQVIERFDRTGMKYEKAKASFFAGKALMKTGDYKPARNRLRTAERLFEKQANYLWQGIAKMQLSRLELAENKFVRSHNTADKARKLFVRADDNRRIVDAEIMLTEIMFRSGKSNPACGKATALLKKNLLEYQKHILNKLLGEHFLQREDYSQALRYFRKAIAQTEKSLVGMYPDEIRFFYTLDKYDVYLNSVECLLKLGRTRQSFLQQSRALSLINLRNISPARLKKQVPEKYLVERDRLRSRLKQLMTPPSADRRAVGDSRELRKIDRGLWRNERAIRSFLYPSKNDAESKSGSDFDPHKYLRSNEVLISYLLVGNDVGAFCVRRDSTRFVDCGISRKAFNSILRELHFLCEKSVHYPLGDSGPVRVMNHFLHVLNEHLVEKMQLDSGIDRLLIMADGIFGQVPFSALTDEDGRSLWQRYSLVNLVNPDDLASRGKKLSSARLGRSAVFTARAESLPMAQLEGEIIHKAFPTSKTYTGERATLFNLKHELKRSKGFVHIASHASRDSENPLFSRILFGDGPFFPFDLFGVEINSELVCLSGCQTAAPGLNYGGSFSLARAFYQAGARYVLASLWPLSDKISMMFMKEFYTALSNEPDIHRAYYRALDKINSINSNPAFWSPFVLLGV
- a CDS encoding T9SS type A sorting domain-containing protein; this translates as MKKAFVPLLTCLMILVASASLLADGNQGQNFGKPGLTANDRPIGENDGMSVVDNVTNTLNDLAQDIQTAATGDISMGMSDSGCVTVDLVLDDTVSADNGAAWVDGSFEMTNCASEAAEILLTFELAMDMNGMVDTIIKVTDVPVYLPAGATVSHDFTLHFPPFEAVYTLCVSANSNGFIAEDCETVVVTGMSFPGIPFYACGVLYQGVDCLLFAPMGAHGLKFELENYGDFVAGDSVCVDGLMQFNCDSPCSEAVGCIVDNEIEAYDGIPDGIPFEGVGILVEDSTCLYFSPMGPNHQFVLDNYGGFASGDTVFVTGTLIYDCVTSCVNADGCIVDNTIEAVEPPPVHYSGCGVLVEGLYCTLFKPFGSQGDFFALENYGDFVAGDSVCIQGLFGDNCDPVCIDEATACVDSNTIAPFDSPDIDTIMACGVLVQGTDCVLFSPFGGIPQLFALDNYGDFTVGDSVCVEGMIDIDCVTDCSDADACVTENMISPFNDPGPGPNPFYACGVLTQGTDCVLFTPLGDSLGIMFALDNYGDFTVGDSVCVDGFVDYNCDTDCSDADACVTENMISPFNDPGPDPEFMACGYLVDINGCLLFDPYGGGPMGDSLYAELDDYGIYGAGDSVCVYGTIDPECIPACPEAMICVIVESIVGSSMPDSSMTVELETHNYPNPFNPSTEIEFSLNRASDVKLEVFNITGQKVEVLIDGRLEAGLHRINWDGSAYSSGIYLYRLQASDQVVSHKMILMK
- a CDS encoding S8 family serine peptidase, which encodes MEIDAMRKLLFKTPLLLSLIILILLTAGKARADAFQACGVIVQIDDCTLFVPDFNPNFKLSLDDYGGFPVGDSVCVIGDLVMDCDSACGPAVGCVYNAVLESDTIFYFPFQGYGVLQQGTGCLVFDPGGVYELFSLDNYGDFGAGDTVFVRGWTSWEIPSGCPEAEGHIYYNTITLANLPGVPVPGNIVLQLEEGIELDSVIANLDIQILDSIANHSIYLVDLVDTTTMDSVFQFLWANPQVKFAEMNLESGSPEVLQMSMSFPDEYAPPLDVDYSPEEYYDQNALDAIGRDSALTLADGSGKVVAIIDNGLDFNHPLFDYVDLKPGYDFYNEDADPSEDSGTALGHGTFIAGLVSLTAPGSQIMPIKALNENGVGSTFDLAEAIYYAIDSGAHVINMSFGMSDYTELMAIACSSAVSSGITIVAAGGNSSQEIPVYPAALPQVIAVSAIDSLDQPADFTNYGAFIDICAPGVDLYSALSGDYDWGNWSGTSFAAAFVTAACAMAIEVNPDLTPQEMEILLRMTAETNLQSGTIFPPDPYYAYGRLDIAQAVTSASGSGQPGDCGDANSDGFVDVSDAVFIINYAFIPGSPAPDPLEAADTNCDQTVDISDAVALISFAFSGQDICCP